Below is a genomic region from Streptomyces roseoviridis.
TCCTTGGAGCCCATGGTCGAGCCGACCACCTTCAGCTCCAGGAAGAAGATCCGGGTCAGCTCGGCGTGCGAGGGCCGGTCGCCGCTGGTGGCGCCGGAGATGACGAGGGTGCCGCCGGGGCGCAGCGACTTCACCGAGTGGGACCAGGTGGCGGCGCCGACGGTCTCGATGACGGCGTCGACCCGCTGGGGCAGCCGCGCCCCGGGCTCGTACGCCTCGACGGCACCGAGCTCGACGGCCCGCTTCCGCTTGGCCTCGTCACGGCTGGTGGCGAAGACCCGCAGGCCGGCCGCCTTGCCCAGCGCGATGGCGGCGGTGGCGACACCGCCGCCCGCGCCCTGCACGAGGACCGAGTCGCCGGGCCGTACACCGGCGTTGGTGAAGAGCATCCGGTACGCGGTGAGCCAGGCGGTCGGCAGACAGGCGGCCTCCTCGAAGGAGAGCTCCTTCGGCTTGGGCAGCACGTTCCAGGTGGGCACGGTGACCCGCTCGGCGAAGGTGCCCTGGTAACGCTCGGTCAGGATGGAGCGGGGCTCGTCCGGGCCGACGCCGTGGCCGGACTGGCCGATGACGGAGTGCAGCACGACCTCGTTGCCGTGCTCGTCCAGACCCGCGGCGTCACAGCCGAGGATCATCGGCAGCTTCTCCTCGGGCAGTCCGACTCCGCGCAGCGACCACAGGTCGTGGTGGTTGAGCGAGGCGGCCTTGACGGTGACGGTGGTCCAG
It encodes:
- a CDS encoding zinc-binding dehydrogenase, translated to MFAAYAARIDRDQPLNGLELGERPEPETRPGWTTVTVKAASLNHHDLWSLRGVGLPEEKLPMILGCDAAGLDEHGNEVVLHSVIGQSGHGVGPDEPRSILTERYQGTFAERVTVPTWNVLPKPKELSFEEAACLPTAWLTAYRMLFTNAGVRPGDSVLVQGAGGGVATAAIALGKAAGLRVFATSRDEAKRKRAVELGAVEAYEPGARLPQRVDAVIETVGAATWSHSVKSLRPGGTLVISGATSGDRPSHAELTRIFFLELKVVGSTMGSKDELEDLLSFCAATGLRPVVDEVLPLDRAREGFEKMASGELFGKIVLTTS